The genomic window aatgcTACCAGCAATATAGACAACTCCATGTAATCGATAGATACGATTTGAATCGCCCTCCATGTTTGCAGTTTTGAATTTTTGCGGTGTTATTGCCTAACTTTTCTCTCTTGGGTGTAGTTTGGGAGTGGAAGAAGTTGTGAATTGTaattcaaaataattgaattcgaATTGTATATATAGGTACACAactagtaaatcgaatctatttCATTCGATTTACCTAACACTTCGTTTCCTATAAATTGAAACTACTCAATTTAATTTACTATGGGCTATAAATCAAAGCCTTTTAATTCGATTTACCATGGGTCTTAAATCAAAGCTCATTGATTTGATTTATTGGGGACTATTTAACTAAAATAGCTTTTCATAGTAAATCGAAACTAATAAATTTGATTTACTAGTGTACCTACTAATTCAAATCCAATTGATGATTCGATTTACATTAAAAGAGTGTAAATCGAATGAatttaattcgatttatataaatataCAAACAAAACATGTAAGTAACCTGTTTGCATTTAGGACATTCATATAATTTAGGACATTCATATAATATGAGCttcgtttaatttttttaatttaaaattactgaatttaaattgttaatttttttgaaactgaataaacatttaaaataatttttactttAAAAAGAGCAGAACAAAACTTGGTGGCAATGCCTAACTTGGGCAATGGCCAATTGGAGAAGAGGGAACATGGTgtataaattaaatggcaagtagCAACGTAGCTATAGGCATGTGAAGAAGTCTCAAATTGCAGAGTACATGGTTTTTGAATAATGTTGAAGAGAGTTTTTCCTTTCGTGTGAAAAGCAGGTGCACCAAACGGTACGTGAATAATTGTGCTACAATTATAACAGCGCTATTTTCATTAAATGCTGGAAGCAGTTAGCAGTTGAGACTCCATTAATGCAAGCTGTGGGGTATTCGCTTATAAAATCCTCTTCATGCTTAAAGGAGACTTCACTACTCTCATCCCCAACGAGGATTGGAGAACAAACATTGAAGAGTGTGTGTGTCAGTGATCGAAGAAAAATGgtacgagttgacaaaagagttgCAGCAGTGTTGCTGTTGCTGTGTGTTAATGCTTTTGTGGCCAATGTTGTGGTTGCAAGGAATGTGGCGAGTGTGAATGAGGAGAAGAACTTCGGATTTGGAAAGGGAGGTGGTTTTGGAGGAGggtttggtggtggtggaggagctgGTGGTGGTTTTGGGGGTGGCTTTGGAGGTGGTGCAGGCGGTGGGGCTGGAGGTGGAGGAGGCTTTGGTGGGGGTGCAGGTGGCGGTGGGGGACATGGACTTGGAGGAGGTGTTGGTGGTGGGTTTGGTTGGTGGAGGACATGGCATTGGTGGTGGAATAGGGAAGGGTGGAGGACTTGGTGGTGGTGGCGGCTTTGGAAAAGGTGGTGGTCTTGGTGGAGGACATGGGTTCGGTGGCGGTGCCGGTGGCGGATTTGGAAAGGGTGGAGGTCTTGGTGGTGGACACGGTGGTGGTGCCGGTGGTGGTGCCGGTGGTGGTTTTGGAAAAGGTGGAGGACTTGGCGGTGGTGTTGGTGGAGGACATGGAATTGGTGGTGGTGCCGGTGGTGGGTTTGGAAAGGGTGGTGGACTTGGAGGTGGAATTGGCAAAGGGGGAGGATTAGGTGGCGGTGCTGGTGGCGGCTTTGGAAAAGGTGGTGGTTtaggtggtggtgttggtggtggaTTTGGAAAGGGTGGTGGCCTTGGAGGAGGAATTGGCAAAGGTGGTGGTTTTGGTGGCGGTGTTGGAGGAGGCTCAGGTGGCGGTGTTGGAGGAGGATTTGGTAAAGGTGGAGGTTTCGGTGGTGGTATTGGAGGGGGATCTGGTGGTGGCTTCggaggaggtggaggtggaggtggaggtggaggtggaggtggaggatTTGGCGGAGGAGCAGGAGGTGGGTTTGGTGGAGGAGCTGGTGGGGGAGCTGACCACTGAGTGCTTTTTACGTTGCATGCAATGCATGAAACTTTATTATATCAATCATATTATAGTGTTCCTCATAtatactattttatttaatttgttgcaCTTGCAATATAATTCTGAATTGGTTTTTGTCAAAAGTTTATGCATGAGAAAAATATTTACgctttaataatattttgttaTAATATTCATTGATGTACTTCTCCTTGCCGATATTAAAGTTTAATGAAAGAATTAGACATTTTCTTCCCTTTTATGTGTCTTACGTTGCCAATATATGAGAGTTAATCTTTCTGTCATCTCCAATTTCAATCACAAACATAAGCAACAAAGTTACAATTCTTGAATGTAATACTTGAGAACATAAATTTGAGTGTAATAATACAGCACTTGATATAATCCCAAAACCAAGGAGTAGGatcaaaatgataaaaaaatttaaaattatatcgtAAAATAAATGAACCATGAAATTAATTGATATATGATGGTTTTCCCCTGTGCtgataattaaaaagataaacagAAAAACGGCTCGTCACTGTCGAATATATGGGTATGAAAGATCATTTTCTAATAAGTAGTACGTAGGATTTACTTGGCAAAAATTGAATGAGTACGCGCTTTGAAAAGTTTGTGTATCGTTTTATTCTTCACGGCACAATATTTTATCctttcaacaataataataa from Arachis ipaensis cultivar K30076 chromosome B09, Araip1.1, whole genome shotgun sequence includes these protein-coding regions:
- the LOC107615861 gene encoding glycine-rich cell wall structural protein; protein product: MVRVDKRVAAVLLLLCVNAFVANVVVARNVASVNEEKNFGFGKGGGFGGGFGGGGGAGGGFGGGFGGGAGGGAGGGGGFGGGAGGGGGHGLGGGVGGKGGGLGGGGGFGKGGGLGGGHGFGGGAGGGFGKGGGLGGGHGGGAGGGAGGGFGKGGGLGGGVGGGHGIGGGAGGGFGKGGGLGGGIGKGGGLGGGAGGGFGKGGGLGGGVGGGFGKGGGLGGGIGKGGGFGGGVGGGSGGGVGGGFGKGGGFGGGIGGGSGGGFGGGGGGGGGGGGGGGFGGGAGGGFGGGAGGGADH